In Polyangiaceae bacterium, a single genomic region encodes these proteins:
- a CDS encoding FHA domain-containing protein yields MQPSDDPTRPAASSFHESDDATGFTIIVVGPEDSGRTFELVDGRYLLGRAPEADIRLSLETISRRHALIVVQGDQVTIEDLGSRVGTFVNGRRVTSCSLPAGARIVCGGITMKLLKGKG; encoded by the coding sequence ATGCAGCCGAGCGACGATCCCACGCGCCCAGCCGCTTCGAGCTTTCACGAAAGCGACGACGCGACAGGGTTCACCATCATCGTCGTCGGCCCAGAAGACAGCGGACGCACGTTCGAACTCGTCGATGGACGCTATTTGCTCGGCCGCGCGCCCGAAGCCGACATCCGTTTGTCTCTCGAAACCATCTCGCGCAGACACGCGCTCATCGTCGTGCAAGGCGATCAGGTCACCATCGAAGACCTGGGTAGCCGCGTGGGCACGTTCGTGAACGGGCGTCGTGTGACTTCGTGCAGCTTGCCAGCGGGCGCTCGCATCGTGTGCGGAGGCATCACCATGAAGCTCCTCAAGGGCAAAGGATAG
- a CDS encoding acetyl-CoA C-acetyltransferase, translating into MLNTDKDIVIVGAKRTAFGTMNGALEGITANDLAAHAAKAALAQANVKPSDVGHVVVGNVQQTSADAIYCARHVGLKAGVPIEVPALTVNRLCGSGFEAVVQAAMLVMLGESDVVLCGGTENMSQAPHVLRGGRKGYAFGKAPALEDSLWSALTDSYVNSPMAMTAENLATKYGISRDACDEYALRSQKSWATANEAGAFKDEITPVELPGKRGAPPVSFVVDEHPRPQSTREALAKLAPVFKKDGVVTAGNASGICDGAAMLVVTSAAVARDKGLVPLARLLGWASAGVDPAIMGIGPAAAIPKALAKAGLRQDDIDVFDVNEAFAPQWLAVQKELGLPMEKCNVNGGAIALGHPLGASGARITTNLVYTLRRLQKRYGVGSACIGGGQGIAVVLERM; encoded by the coding sequence ATGTTGAACACGGACAAAGACATCGTCATCGTTGGCGCCAAGCGAACGGCGTTCGGGACGATGAACGGAGCGCTCGAAGGCATCACGGCAAACGACCTTGCAGCGCACGCAGCGAAGGCAGCACTTGCGCAAGCCAACGTGAAGCCGAGCGACGTGGGGCACGTCGTCGTGGGCAATGTGCAGCAAACGAGCGCGGATGCGATCTACTGTGCGCGTCACGTTGGATTGAAGGCGGGTGTGCCCATCGAAGTGCCCGCTCTGACGGTCAATCGCCTGTGCGGATCCGGGTTCGAAGCTGTCGTGCAAGCCGCAATGCTCGTAATGCTCGGCGAATCGGACGTGGTTCTTTGCGGCGGCACGGAGAACATGTCGCAAGCTCCGCACGTGCTTCGAGGTGGACGCAAGGGGTATGCATTCGGCAAAGCGCCTGCCTTGGAAGATTCGCTCTGGAGTGCGCTGACCGATTCGTACGTGAATTCGCCCATGGCGATGACTGCGGAAAACCTCGCGACGAAGTACGGCATCAGCCGTGACGCATGCGACGAATACGCGCTGCGAAGCCAGAAATCGTGGGCAACCGCAAACGAAGCGGGAGCCTTCAAGGACGAGATCACGCCGGTCGAGCTACCGGGCAAACGCGGAGCGCCGCCGGTATCGTTTGTCGTGGATGAACATCCGCGTCCGCAATCGACGCGCGAAGCGCTCGCCAAGCTTGCGCCGGTCTTCAAGAAAGACGGCGTGGTGACGGCAGGAAACGCGAGCGGCATTTGTGATGGCGCGGCGATGTTGGTGGTGACGAGCGCGGCGGTTGCTCGCGACAAGGGCCTCGTGCCGCTTGCACGGCTGCTCGGGTGGGCATCGGCGGGCGTCGATCCGGCGATCATGGGCATTGGTCCTGCGGCAGCGATTCCGAAGGCGCTCGCAAAAGCGGGGCTGCGCCAGGACGACATCGACGTATTCGACGTGAACGAGGCATTTGCGCCGCAATGGCTTGCCGTGCAGAAGGAGCTCGGATTGCCGATGGAGAAGTGCAACGTCAACGGCGGGGCGATTGCGCTGGGTCATCCTCTCGGTGCATCGGGAGCGCGCATCACGACGAACCTCGTGTACACGCTTCGTCGTTTGCAAAAGCGATACGGCGTGGGCAGCGCGTGCATTGGCGGCGGTCAAGGCATTGCCGTGGTGCTCGAGCGGATGTAG